The genomic DNA CTGCTTCCGCCGTTGTTGCATCAAGGAGATGATGAAGCAACCAGGATGCTCCCGCAAGTGCCTCTCCTCGGTTGTTTCGAAGAATTGCTGCAGCTGCACCCGTTCCATCTTCAAAAAAAGCAGCGTCAACATTTAATTTATAACAATTGATTGGAGGTTTCACCCACATAACTTTATCCGGTTTCTTCTGATCCGCAGCTCGAGAAAAGTTACTTGTGATCGCTTGGATAGCGAACACAACTTAGTACAATAAGAACACGGAACAAAGGCACAAATACCATACTTTCTGTTTGCAGAAGTTGCGTAGGAGCATGCATCGACCACTACACCTCGCCTCAGTGCGGTGCAACAAGGCTCACACCAACGCCAATAAGCATCCGAATATGACTAATTAAGACAACCCACTCTGTCGAAATTACTAGACCAAATTAGTACTGTAGTTCTTGTGGTGAATGAACTTCACCGCAGTGAACGGCTGGAGGCGTGCACTAGATGGCAAGGAGACGAGCCCCGAAGAAACGCCATTTCCCCGCTCCACAAGAACGACGACATGCCACCGCCCCACTAGTCGCCGCCTCCTCCAGCACCTCCTTCCCTGCCGCTGCCGCGCAGAAGGAGGCGACCGGCGCCGAGGCGTATCTGCGGGTCCAGCGCCTGGCCTTCTGCTCGAAGAGACCCCGCTGGTCCCTGTACTGCAGGGCGGCGTCGCGGCGGACGGGGAGGTCAAGCAGGGGGTCGTAGAGGACGGAGACGACGGACAGGAGGGCCGTGCTAATCGTGATCGCTGGGCTCCACCACTCCCCGAAGATGTCCAGGGCCATCCTCCCCTCCGGCCCGATGTTGGGATGGTACACCTGCAGAGATCACGACGGGTATGGGGAAGGGGTCAAACGACGTACCGCGCGATCAGTCTCCAATCCTCTGTTGCCACGCGGAACACGCGCACACGTACCTTGGTTTTGAAGGTGAGCTTGATGGGCTTCATGGGGTACTTCTTGGGGATCGCGACGTCGACGGGGAACGTGCCGCCGGCGTAGGGGCTGCCGTCGGGCCCGTCGATGACCACCTCCCAGTGGAACAGATCCGTCACGGGCGCCGGGCCGGGCCGACAGAACGCCGGGGGGTCGAGCCAGAGCAGCTTCAGTTCCTTGCGGATCCGCCTGATCGCCCAGTCGGACTCCGGCAtggtcggcggcggtggtgctcgCACACTCATCCTCCCCCTTCCCGTTTGCCCCGCCTCTGTGGTGCAAGGAAATCTGCAGTACTAGCTAGGTAGATGCTCACAGCTCCGGcttggatgctttatatggatGGCTCGACTTTCTGGAGACCTTGACTTGGAGACGCAACGCTGCGTCAGACCACACTCTaatacacttttcagaaaatagacCACACTCTACATGATAGGGTAAGATCAGTTTACGTTGCTGTCAAGAGCTAATCTGGGAGATACTCTGAAAAGGGAGCCTCAAAAATTGTTTCTCACTGTGCTCTAATAATTGGGTGTGTTTAGGTTTCAGTTGATGAGAGTGGTTTTTCTACACCCAGCTTGGTGCACCCACACTACACCCACACAAGAAAACATAGTAaaccatttcaaaaaaaatctgaaattttgtgggaatGACTATGAACAAATGTTAGAAATGCTTGCAAAGTTTGATGGTCAAATGACATTCGAGGAGCTCTgtaaaaaaaacaaaattactcaAAATATATGTGCACTGTTTGAGCACAATTTGTAAGAAAAAATGTACAATGCTCCTCGGATGTCATATGAGCACAAAACTTTGCAAGTACTTCTGACATTTGTTCATAGTCATttccacaaaatttcagattttttttcgaAATATTTTGCTATGTTTTCTTGCGCGGGTGTGCCGTGGGTGCATCGAGCTGGATTTCAGCCACTACTTGCccctcagtcgactgagatttaatcAAGTTTTAGTCAAGTGATATAGTATATaagaaaaaaaaactgaaaacATAATTTGTACTccatccggtcctttttagttcgcatataagatttgtctgaagtcaaacctgataaattttgaccaaatttatagaaaaaatacAAACATTCAGAATGTCAAATCATCGTCATTAGATGCATCATGACTTTAGTTTTCATATCCTATAAATTTAGCATTGTGGATGTTAATATTCTTTTATATAAATATGgtgaaactttacaaagtttgacttcagattattcttatatgcaaagtaaaaatgACCCGAGGGAGTACACATCTTCATGCAA from Triticum dicoccoides isolate Atlit2015 ecotype Zavitan unplaced genomic scaffold, WEW_v2.0 scaffold32065, whole genome shotgun sequence includes the following:
- the LOC119345868 gene encoding ubiquitin-conjugating enzyme E2 11-like, which produces MSVRAPPPPTMPESDWAIRRIRKELKLLWLDPPAFCRPGPAPVTDLFHWEVVIDGPDGSPYAGGTFPVDVAIPKKYPMKPIKLTFKTKVYHPNIGPEGRMALDIFGEWWSPAITISTALLSVVSVLYDPLLDLPVRRDAALQYRDQRGLFEQKARRWTRRYASAPVASFCAAAAGKEVLEEAATSGAVACRRSCGAGKWRFFGARLLAI